Sequence from the Piscinibacter sp. HJYY11 genome:
CCCGCCGAGCAGCGCTACGCCGACCCGGCCGAGGCCGAGGCCGGCGCGGCGCGCTTCCTCGATGCGCTGCTTGCGCACGGCACCACCAGCGCCGTCGTCTTCCCGACGGTGCACAAGGCCAGCACCGACGCGCTCTTCGCCGCGGCGCAGGCGCGCTGCATGCGGCTCATCACCGGAAAGGTGCTGATGGACCGCCATGCCCCCGAGGGCCTGCGTGACGACGTGGCCCAGGCCGAGCGCGACTGCGTCGACCTCATCCAGCGCTGGCACGGCACGGGCCGGCTGTCGTACGCGGTGACGGTGCGCTTTGCGCCGACCAGCACGCCCAAGCAGCTGGCGATGGCCGGCGCCCTGTGCCGCAGCGACCCGAGCCTCTACATGCAGACCCACGTGGCCGAGAACCGTGCCGAAGTCGCGTGGGTGAAGGAGCTCTTCCCCGAGGCGCGCAGCTACCTCGACGTCTACCACCGCGCCGGCCTGCTGCACCGCCGCAGCGTGCTCGCCCACGGCATTTGGTTCGACGACGAAGACCGCGCGCTGGTGTGCCGCTGCGGGGCCCAGGTGGCACACAGCCCGAGCTCCAACCTCTTCCTCGGCAGCGGCCTCTTCGACTGGCGCGCGGCCGAGGCCGCCGGCGCCGCGGTCAGCGTGGCCACCGACGTTGGCGGCGGCACGAGCCTGTGCCAGCTGCGCAGCCTGCAGGATGCCTACAAGATCCAGGCGATGCGCGGCGAGCGGCTCACCGCCTGGAAGGCGCTGCACGCGGCCACGCTGGGCGCGGCCGAGTCGCTGCTGCTGGCCGAC
This genomic interval carries:
- the guaD gene encoding guanine deaminase, with the protein product MTVSSSAPGLALRVALRGDLLDFTGAPEWGATESPVVRFRPDHWLLIEGGRIVGAQAEAPDSSWPRHDHRGQLILPGFIDTHVHSPQLDVIASYGTELLDWLNTYTFPAEQRYADPAEAEAGAARFLDALLAHGTTSAVVFPTVHKASTDALFAAAQARCMRLITGKVLMDRHAPEGLRDDVAQAERDCVDLIQRWHGTGRLSYAVTVRFAPTSTPKQLAMAGALCRSDPSLYMQTHVAENRAEVAWVKELFPEARSYLDVYHRAGLLHRRSVLAHGIWFDDEDRALVCRCGAQVAHSPSSNLFLGSGLFDWRAAEAAGAAVSVATDVGGGTSLCQLRSLQDAYKIQAMRGERLTAWKALHAATLGAAESLLLADEIGSLSPGRMADLCVWDWASGPVAQRRLAVARDLHEKVFAWMTLGDERNLAATYVAGLRMPV